A window from Streptomyces subrutilus encodes these proteins:
- a CDS encoding S41 family peptidase, which yields MTTPTKLAAAPVIDETARLLTEHYVFPGIAEQLSALLRRRLTEGAYDVDGAEELARLVTADLQSVNGDRHLRLKHHTVPVPPKQGAATRDAMRRDFDASLGGAPRVQLLDGGVAVVELAPMLFPLEWAAEPLSAALTLASRARALIVDLRGNRGGDPDAVAFVCSYLLDERTHLNTMHWRGGERGEQSWSLPHVPGARFGGSKPLYVLAGDSTFSAAEELAYDLQQLGRAVVVGEATRGGAHPCQGWTVHPHLEATVPVGRAVNPVSGTNWEGTGVQPDVPCAAPDSLARAHALALTRLSG from the coding sequence ATGACGACACCGACGAAGCTCGCGGCCGCCCCTGTCATCGACGAGACCGCCCGGCTGCTGACCGAGCACTACGTTTTCCCCGGGATAGCCGAACAGCTGTCCGCCCTGCTGCGACGACGCCTCACCGAGGGCGCCTACGACGTCGACGGTGCCGAAGAGCTCGCCCGGCTGGTCACCGCCGACCTGCAGTCCGTCAACGGCGACCGGCACCTGAGACTGAAGCACCACACCGTCCCGGTCCCCCCGAAGCAGGGGGCGGCCACCCGGGACGCCATGCGCCGCGACTTCGACGCCTCCCTCGGCGGTGCGCCCCGGGTGCAGTTGCTCGACGGAGGGGTCGCCGTGGTGGAGCTGGCACCGATGCTGTTTCCGCTGGAGTGGGCCGCCGAACCGCTGAGCGCCGCACTCACCCTGGCCTCCCGCGCCCGGGCGCTGATCGTGGACCTTCGCGGCAACCGGGGCGGCGACCCGGACGCCGTCGCCTTCGTCTGCAGCTACCTGCTCGACGAGCGCACCCACCTCAACACCATGCACTGGCGCGGCGGCGAGCGCGGCGAGCAGTCCTGGAGCCTGCCGCACGTTCCCGGCGCGCGCTTCGGCGGCAGCAAGCCGTTGTACGTGCTGGCCGGCGACAGCACCTTCTCCGCCGCCGAGGAGCTGGCGTACGACCTCCAACAGCTCGGCCGCGCCGTGGTCGTCGGCGAGGCCACCCGCGGCGGCGCACACCCGTGCCAGGGCTGGACCGTGCACCCGCACCTGGAAGCCACCGTTCCGGTCGGCCGCGCCGTCAACCCCGTCTCCGGCACGAACTGGGAGGGCACCGGCGTACAGCCCGACGTCCCCTGCGCCGCCCCCGACTCCCTCGCCCGCGCCCACGCCCTGGCCCTCACCCGGCTGTCGGGCTGA